The following coding sequences are from one uncultured Cohaesibacter sp. window:
- a CDS encoding AsmA-like C-terminal region-containing protein, whose protein sequence is MANRLEMPPEQEAQSDPEIRSPQSLEKEKGKSKVWKPLAIAVAALMVVVFLLVGGLAARLYYAPFSIGELRSQVEAFASQYLPVGQSLQIADVRVGISEDHRLSLQLSDVKLSDANGDLLSTPRIDLEVGLLALLKQEIRVRKITILSMKLNVLRDQTGRLLIAGQDPGRFGKNADDNTRVYDPNEPQFVSVLNAMRRAIKPLADEDPEKRPPQILIRNTQVALRDEVTGHSKDYKNAAFAYTPLGEKDNLWRIDFAYDGRHGRIHSAMGEIAVDSENKAEQKRNIQLIFENVSLPDLLPRFSGENNNFNFSSAFAGWAQLNFDDADALSSFRADLKIGKGVMEFGEQDNAYLDSASFRVEWGSETHELRLISSNILFGKTGGSFVGRVVWPDTVDGNIIVQLQGNDIVLAARDNPYPERMLNQLLLQARVNRKSSIVTIDDFGMFADGGQVEGRGTIEPVSGEFFLKMGFDISAMPYDLLLHMWPVNIANGARKWLLENLQGGRTTGAHFDVALTESMLKRNEEGRLVLPDDSVQGKFGFEGAMLKNFGDLPSSDQLSGTGTVTGRTFQTSIETGRFVTKSKRYFAISDGRFEIPDHSQKPATGILTLQGEGSALAFGEIVDSDPLNTLKKEKQKVSDLSGTASAKVRLSFPFIKSLKIDDVQYDAQIVLKAGASKAPIRGHEVSDADVVINTDGKRMEISGTAMLDGMKAGLEIMSSETDAKDSSAVFDILVSDKDRSRFGLGLESWLRGPISVRVTQNGAKPKVTGIEADITKAELDLNELGWSKKPNVRGQATFELIDNGDRFDVENIAVSGDGFDAEGTVSISKDHGLQALSFSKLVLSRGDSLAIDVSRNEAGPYNVTVRGKLLDLRGKLLGGSFIANETKKGDGKDSLMLHAKIDRVIGLSGHSISDFNASVRMTKGDITKIDAHGMLDGTSPVELTTKMEEFPTLHLDVRNAGNFLRLLGTVDRVEGGRLALSAALKKGLSSISGSLYLKDFQIIGQVNKQQSSKSTTQTVNSGFDSFSLYFKGENGLFDLRRGILKGPVLGATVDGSIDMKSRIMNLSGTYLPAYKVNNIFSRLPIIGRALGNRKNEGLLGITYVVKGKMSNPTLIVNPASLLAPGVLRKIFEY, encoded by the coding sequence TTGGCTAATCGCTTGGAGATGCCACCAGAGCAGGAGGCTCAGTCCGACCCAGAGATAAGATCTCCACAATCTTTAGAGAAGGAAAAAGGGAAGTCCAAAGTTTGGAAGCCCTTGGCTATTGCTGTTGCCGCGCTGATGGTTGTCGTCTTTCTTCTTGTAGGAGGTCTTGCCGCGCGGCTTTATTATGCGCCATTTTCTATCGGAGAGTTGCGATCTCAGGTTGAGGCATTCGCTTCCCAATATTTGCCAGTCGGTCAAAGTCTGCAAATTGCAGATGTGAGAGTGGGTATTTCTGAAGATCACCGTCTATCTTTGCAGCTTTCTGATGTGAAGCTGTCTGACGCCAATGGTGACTTGCTTTCGACCCCCAGAATCGATCTGGAAGTCGGTTTGCTTGCGCTCCTGAAGCAGGAAATTCGCGTTCGGAAAATCACGATTTTGAGTATGAAGCTCAATGTTCTGCGCGATCAGACTGGGCGGCTGCTCATCGCGGGGCAGGATCCCGGGCGTTTTGGTAAAAATGCTGATGATAATACTCGGGTTTATGATCCCAATGAGCCTCAGTTTGTCTCCGTTCTCAATGCGATGCGAAGGGCTATCAAGCCATTGGCTGATGAGGACCCTGAAAAACGGCCTCCGCAAATCTTGATTCGTAACACGCAGGTAGCCTTGAGGGACGAGGTTACGGGCCACAGTAAAGATTATAAGAATGCGGCATTCGCCTATACGCCGCTTGGTGAAAAAGACAATCTTTGGCGTATCGATTTTGCCTATGATGGTCGCCATGGTCGTATCCATTCTGCCATGGGTGAAATCGCTGTCGATTCTGAGAACAAGGCCGAGCAGAAGCGGAATATCCAGCTCATTTTTGAGAATGTTTCCTTGCCGGACTTGCTGCCGCGCTTTTCGGGAGAAAACAATAATTTCAATTTCAGCTCTGCGTTTGCCGGTTGGGCCCAGCTAAATTTCGATGATGCTGATGCTTTGTCCAGCTTCAGGGCCGATCTCAAGATCGGCAAGGGCGTCATGGAGTTTGGGGAGCAGGACAATGCTTATCTGGACAGTGCTTCCTTCCGCGTTGAATGGGGCTCCGAAACCCATGAGCTGCGCCTGATTAGCAGCAATATTCTGTTCGGCAAGACCGGAGGTTCGTTTGTTGGCCGAGTGGTTTGGCCAGATACTGTTGACGGAAACATCATCGTTCAGCTTCAAGGCAACGATATCGTTCTGGCTGCAAGAGACAACCCTTACCCTGAGAGGATGCTCAACCAATTGCTGTTGCAGGCGCGCGTGAACCGAAAAAGCAGCATAGTCACCATTGATGACTTCGGGATGTTTGCGGATGGCGGGCAAGTTGAAGGGCGTGGCACGATAGAACCGGTTAGCGGCGAGTTTTTTTTGAAGATGGGCTTTGACATTTCTGCGATGCCATATGATTTGCTCTTGCATATGTGGCCGGTCAACATCGCTAACGGAGCCAGAAAATGGCTTTTGGAAAATTTGCAGGGCGGACGCACGACCGGTGCTCACTTTGACGTTGCACTTACAGAGAGCATGCTCAAGCGCAATGAGGAAGGGCGCCTTGTTTTACCCGATGATTCTGTTCAAGGTAAGTTCGGTTTTGAAGGTGCCATGTTGAAGAACTTTGGTGATTTGCCTTCCAGCGACCAGCTTTCCGGTACGGGCACTGTAACAGGGCGAACCTTCCAGACGAGCATCGAAACCGGTCGGTTTGTCACCAAATCCAAGCGCTACTTCGCCATTAGTGATGGTCGCTTTGAGATACCCGATCACTCACAAAAGCCCGCAACCGGGATTCTTACCTTGCAAGGCGAGGGTAGTGCGCTTGCTTTTGGCGAAATTGTCGATAGTGACCCTCTGAACACCTTGAAGAAAGAAAAGCAGAAAGTCTCCGATCTTTCCGGTACTGCAAGCGCCAAGGTTCGCCTCAGTTTCCCGTTCATCAAGTCTTTGAAGATTGATGATGTTCAATATGACGCCCAGATTGTGCTGAAAGCAGGGGCAAGCAAGGCCCCGATACGGGGGCATGAGGTTTCTGATGCGGATGTGGTCATCAATACAGATGGCAAGCGCATGGAAATCAGCGGCACCGCGATGCTGGATGGCATGAAGGCCGGACTTGAGATCATGTCATCGGAAACAGACGCCAAGGACTCTTCGGCGGTGTTTGACATTCTTGTGTCAGACAAGGACAGGAGCAGATTTGGTCTCGGGCTGGAAAGCTGGTTGCGTGGTCCGATATCTGTTCGTGTGACCCAGAATGGCGCCAAGCCCAAGGTTACGGGGATTGAAGCTGATATTACAAAAGCCGAGCTTGATTTGAATGAACTGGGGTGGAGCAAAAAGCCAAATGTAAGAGGTCAGGCAACATTCGAACTGATTGATAATGGTGATCGGTTTGATGTTGAAAATATCGCCGTTTCGGGTGATGGCTTTGATGCTGAGGGCACAGTTTCCATTAGCAAGGATCACGGCTTGCAGGCGCTTAGTTTTTCAAAGCTGGTGTTAAGTCGTGGAGACAGTTTGGCCATTGATGTGTCTCGGAATGAGGCCGGACCTTACAATGTCACTGTTCGCGGGAAACTGCTCGATCTTCGAGGGAAACTGCTCGGAGGGTCTTTCATTGCCAATGAAACAAAGAAGGGCGATGGAAAAGACAGCCTGATGCTTCACGCCAAGATTGATCGGGTCATCGGCTTGTCCGGGCATTCCATTTCTGACTTCAATGCGTCGGTGCGCATGACCAAAGGGGATATAACCAAGATCGATGCCCACGGTATGTTGGATGGAACCAGCCCCGTCGAGCTGACTACGAAAATGGAGGAATTTCCAACGCTGCATCTTGATGTGCGCAACGCGGGTAATTTCCTCAGATTGCTGGGCACAGTTGATCGGGTTGAGGGGGGGCGGCTGGCCTTGTCGGCTGCACTTAAAAAGGGTCTCTCCAGTATATCCGGTTCTTTGTATTTGAAAGATTTTCAGATCATCGGACAGGTCAATAAACAACAGTCATCGAAATCAACCACTCAAACCGTCAATAGCGGTTTTG